GCTCGGTGCCGGGCTTGACTTAGGCAGTTTTAGTTTAGATGTTAGAAAAGAGGGTTCATTTACCAATCTCGCTTCTTTTCAGGTAAATGGCCAACCGGCGGGCGGAGATGCATCAGTAAAGCAAAAGATCAGTTCGTGGCAGGTTACGTTGGGATTGAAGTTGTTTTGAATTAATGAGTGAATGCTCAATTGAATTTTATTCACTCATTCGCTCATCGCACCGGCGACCCGGTCAAAATTCACTCATTGAAATTGCCTAAAAACAAAACAAGCAGCCTTCGATCGAGCGATGGCTGCTGTTTTTATGAATAACCCACTAATTTAATTCACCAAAGTTTTTGCGCTGCAATGACTAAGCGCTGATACGTAGATTTGTGTGATCCAGAAAACCTGTGATCTCTTTGATTTTCCTACGTGATACTACTACTTCTTTGCCGCAAGACAATTTCAACATGCGGTCATCTTCCAGGCGCTCCACTACGTAGTCGGCGTTTACAAGATATGATTTATGAACGCGCATGAAATTATTATTCAATTGCTCAGCTAACGATTTCAATGTTTTTGAAACCAAATATTTCTTTCCGGTATTTGTATAAATGAAAGTGTAGTTTCCTTCCCCTTCTAAAAACGTGATGACATCGGGAGTGAGGAAAATAGTTCTGCCCATGGACTGAACCGAGATAGAAGTGCGACTGTCACTGTAAGTTCTTTCTGACAGGTTGGGGCGAGTAAAGCTTGCAAAAGTTTTCATGGTAACTACGACTAATAATGTGATGATTTGTTGAACCAAAATTAGCACATAGCGTAGTCTCAGAAAAATACGTAGAACTACGTACATTATTTCAACTGATTGAAAATCAACACGTTATTTTTAAACTTTAAATCAAAAGACGTAACTGACCTTAGTAAAATGCGTAATTTTACCTATATCCAAAATAGGCCTTCGCATCGAAATATTTGCTTTGGTGACCGTATTGGACACTTTTGAGCACCTAGGAGCAGCTAACTTTAATTATCTTTGCAAGTATTTTACGGTACCATTTGCACATTTTGACCCGGTACCGATCTGATTTTTTAACACAAAAAGTTTATGAGTACCGAACGGGTAAAGGAATTAGTCGCTGAAATTGAACAAAGCTCGGTTGAAAATAAGGAGCAGCTGGAAGCGTTCAGGCTAAAATATATCAGTAAAAAAGGGGTTGTTACCGAGCTGTTCGACGGCTTGAAAAACATTCCACAGGAAGACAGACGCGCTGTAGGCCAGGAATTAAACATCCTGAAAAATCTAGCCCAAAACCGTTTTCAGGAATTTTCGGCTATTGTAGAAAATGCTGCCGACAACAATCCGGAAATGTTGATCGATCTGACCCTGCCTGTTACGCCCAATCTGCAAGGCAGCTTGCATCCGCTTACCATTGTACGCAGGAGAATTATCGAGATTTTCGAACGAATGGGATTCAATGTTTCCTATGGTCCGGAAATAGAAAAGGACTGGTACAATTTCAGCGCTTTGAATTTTGCAGATAACCACCCGGCCCGCGAAATGCAGGACACCTTCTTTATATCCAAAAGTGAAGGAGAAGTAAAAGATGATGTTTTGCTTCGTACGCATACATCCAACGTACAGGTACGGCTGATGGAAAAACAAAAACTACCGATCAGGTCCATTATGCCTGGAAGAGTATTTCGCAACGAAGCTATTTCAGCCCGTGCGCACTGTGTTTTCCACCAGGTAGAGGGTTTGTATGTTGATAAAAATGTGAGTTTCAAAGATCTTAAAGATACATTATACCACTTTGCAAAAGAGATGTTCGGCAAGGATTCAAAAATCCGTTTACGTCCATCTTACTTTCCTTTTACAGAACCCAGCGCCGAAATTGACGTAACCTGTTTCATATGTGGTGGTAAAGGCTGCAATGTATGCAAGTACAGTGGCTGGGTGGAAATCGCCGGTTCGGGAATGGTAGATCCTAATGTATTGGAGAATTGTGGAATTGATAGCCACGAATATACCGGTTTCGCATTTGGAATGGGTATCGAACGCATCACCATGCTTCGTTACGGAATCAATGATCTCCGGTTATTTACAGAAAACGATGTAAGGTTCCTGCGACAATTCGAAGGCGCCTGATCTGATCGTTGTTATAAAACTAAAAGCTCCATATTTGACCCAAAAAAGGCGAAATACGGAGCTTTTATCATTTAACGGTCAATCTTTAAAATCTGGTTTCTATATAATAAGGTAACATTCTTTTCCATGCCCACCAGTCGTGGGGAATGTCGGGCCCCCAAATATCCAGCTCGTGCGGGACACTTTTAGAATTCAATATCGCTGAAATTTGTCTCGAATACTCCGGTACCTCATATGCTCCCGAACCTGTCACGAAATGAATGTGGCGACTATCTCTATACATCGAAAGATGCCACTCTGCTTTGAGTTGTGGCAAATAATGTACTGGCGAGTTGAAATACACATTATCATCATAATATCCGTCCGTGTACACGCTCAGGTCGTAACATCCGCTCATCGCGATCACACCATGAATGTAGTCGGGGTGTTTGAAAAACAGATTTGCCGCATGCATTGCCCCGAAGGACGCACCACTGGCAATGATCTCGTTGTTTTGGCTGGTGGTGTCTTTAATGAATGGCACCACTTCTTTGATTACGTAGTCATTGAACAGTTGATGTCTTACAGCTTTGTCATAGCCATGCATGTGCGGATTAAGCCAGCTCTCGGCATTAATGCTATTGATGCAATAAACCTTTACCTTCCCGGAATTGATATACGGACTGATACTGTCAATCAGCCCGTTTTGCTCGTATTCAAGATAGTCTGATGCCGCGGTCGGAATCAGTAAAAGTGCGAATCCATAATGTCCGTAGACCGCAACCTCCATATTTTTATTCAGCGCCGGACTAAACCAACCGGTTACTTCACGTTGCATTGCTTTGTCATTTTAGTTGCTGTTGTTGATTAATAAACCCAGGCATGTCCAATATTGGTTTACTCTAAATATTAATAAACCGTTATCATCAACAGCCTGCCAGCAACTGTTAATGACAACTTAATACAAAACCCAGGTGTCCTTTCCGCCACCGCCCTGCGATGAGTTCACTACAAGAGAACCTTTCCGCAACGCAACGCGCGTCAAACCACCCGGAATCACACTAATATCGTCTCCATATAGAATGTATGGACGTAAATCCACGTGTCTTCCCTCCGCATGACCTTCTACCATACAAGGTACTCTTGACAATGAAATAGTAGGTTGCGCAATGTAATTTCTAGGATTATCCCTTATTTTTTCGCGAAACAGCTCATGCTCTTCTTCGGTGGCTTTGGGCCCAATCAGCATTCCATAGCCGCCCGCTTCATTCGCTTCCTTCACCACAAGCTGCGCGATGTTTTCAATCACGTAATTAAAATCTTCTTCCTCTCCGCATATGTAGGTTTTTACATTAGGAATGATTGCTTCCTCACCCAGGTAATATTTAATGATACGCGGTACATATGCGTACACCACTTTATCATCGGCAACGCCAGTACCAGGCGCATTTGCTAATGCTACTCTCCCTTTTTTATAAACCTCAAAAATCCCCGGAATACCAATCAGCGAATCAGGATTAAATGCTTCCGGATCCATAAATGTGTCATCGATACGGCGATAAATCACATCCACGATCTGCAATCCATTGGTCGTGCGCATTTTCACATACCCGTCTGAAACCACCAGATCACGCGCGTCCACGAGTTCTACACCCATTTGTTGGGCAAGATATGAATGTTCAAAATAGGCCGAATTATAGATCCCTGGCGTCAGTACGGCCACGGTCGGATTTGGCCTGTCGGCCAGGTGTTGCAACATTTGAAGCAACCTGGTCGGATAATCGGAAACAGGGCGAACACCGGTACGCGCCAGTACATCCGGGAAAATCTGCTTGGACAACTCTCTGTTTTCCAACATATAAGACACTCCCGACGGACAACGCAGGTTATCTTCCAAAACCATAAAAGTACCGTCATCACCCTTGATCAAGTCAGTACCGGTAATGTGGCACCAGATTCCTTTTGGCGGTTTCAGTCCAATGCAAGGCTTCAAAAAGCATTTACTTGATTCTATCAGTTCGCGCGGTACTACGCCGTCGTTGAGAATATTCTGTTCGTTATAGACATCGTCGATAAACATGTTCAATGCCTTAATACGCTGTTTGAGGCCAGTTTCCAGCCATTCCCACTCAGCATTTGATAGTACGCGTGGAATAATGTCAATCGGCATAATTCGTTCGGTACCTTCCCCCTCAGAATAAACATTGAAAGTGATACCCATAGAAAGCAAAGCACGTTCAGTAGCAAGCTGCCGGTTGGTCAGATCTTCATTTGTAAGGTTTTCAAATTTGTTCTTTAAATGCTCATAACCAGGACGTATTTCTCCTTCCTCAGTGAACATTTCATCGAAGAAATTTTCGCTTTGATAATTTGAAAATGAAAAATTCATACAATACAAAATTTGAATAAGTCTATATCTATAATTTACAGAACAATATATGGTCAATGTTTCACTTTACAAAACAATTATCTATTGCCCGGTATCATTAATTCTGTAATTAAATTATAAATATTACCCCATCCCTTTCGTTTACACTTATCAGCAAGACTTTAAACAATTGACTGACACCTTCAAAACGGGCACATTTCAAAAGCATTCATTGATAAATATTAAAATCATGCCGCTGGTTTGGGTACAATATTATTTTCCCAATCAATAAACATTCGTTGCAAGTCCGTGTACTTACCCTTTTATTTGCACCCTGATATGAATTTCTCATATCGAACGTTTTAAGTCACTATGCGCAAAAGTTGGTTGCTTATACTCGCTGTGTTCCTCGGATTGCCCCATTCGGGTCTGTCTCAGCATATGCCGGGAGTCTCAATGGGTAATTTTGCAGGTACTAATGCGCTTTATCATAATCCTGCATTTGTTGCCGACAGCCGTTATAACTTGTATGTCAACCTGGTAGGCACCCAGTTTTATACCGCCAACAATCACGTCAAATACGAAGCTCCCTACTCATTTCTAAGTTTGATCACCAATACTGTTTCGGACGAGTACCGCAACGAAAGGGGCGTACTGCAGTTTCCCCGCTCCTACCTGGGCGAGAAACTAAATGGCAACAAAAAATACCTCAATGCCGGCGGTGACACGCGCTTGCCCTCGGTCATGTTCAATATGTTCAAAGGCAAAATTGGTGTAGGTATTTCCACAAGGGTAAGGTACATTCTCAATACCACCGGCGTAACGGAGCCACTCGCACGGCTGATCAGTAAAACCACACGGCTGGAAGAATTACAGGGCCCTCTTTTTGAAAACCAATCAGGGCAGCTGCATTTAAATGGCCTCGGAGAAGTGGCTTTTACGGTTGGGGGCACCGTTTTCGACAATGAAACCGATTTCCTGAAAGTGGGTGTGACCGTGAAAAGGCTCATTGGATTGTACAATGCCCACGCAATTATCGAGGCTTCTTCTTACGACATTCGTCCTGACGAAACCTGGGAAAACAAACGGCAGTACATTAATGTCAATGAAATTAATGTACGGTACGCGATGACCCGTGACGAAGGTTTTCAAAACGTTAAACCATCACCAGCCTGGCTGATAGGCGGTGCACCTCCGGGCAGCGGCTGGGGTTTTGATCTGGGTGCGGTTTACGAATATCGGCCCGATATCAACAAATATACCTACACCGAAAAAGGGATACGCAAGCGCGATGCCTCCAAAACCAAATATCTGTATCGTATTGCAGCGTCATTGACTGACATTGGAAGGGTACATTTCAAAAACCCTGCTTACGTATTGCAGCAAGAAATACATACTACAAACAAAGAGCTACGCTACGACGCTTTCCAAAAGCTGAAGGGCTCCGAAGGTATATTCAATGCGATCAATACCTCACTGGACGGCGGCCAACCGATGGCACCCAACTTTTACTCCGTTCTACCCATGGCATTCCAGGCCAGTGTTGATTATAATGTTAAACCCAATGTTTACGTAAGCGGTTTGTGGGTTCAAAACCTAATCTCGCAAAGTGCATTCGGCATGAAAGCAGAATCGTACATTGCAGTCACCCCACGCTATGAACACAAATGGTATGAAATTTCGGTTCCCCTATCATTGATGAACCGCTATCGATCTCCGGCTATAGGCCTTGTGGGTCGTGCGGGACCATTATGGATCGGAACTGACCACCTGACGGGCTTGCTGAACATTGGTAATCCAAAAGCATTTAACCTGTATTTCGGCATTTCCGGCGGACTTTTTCGTCGTCCTCCGGAGTCCCAAAATCAATGCTGGCCACCGGAAGATTCCTGGTTGAGGCGCATTTTTACTAAACGATAATATATTCTCAAACGTTAATAATGGATATGGTATAGTTTTCTTGAAGCTACCAATATCTAAAAATCTGAAAAAATGAGAGAAATAGAGAAAACCAAGGAAGAGTGGCAGCAGGAACTCACTGGACAACAATGCTTTGTCCTTTTTGAAAAGGGAACAGAAAGACCTTTTTCACATCCTTATAATGACAACAAAGAAGAAGGAACTTATGTATGCGCTGCATGCGGAACCCCTTTGTTCGATTCTGAGGCTAAATATGACTCAGGATCAGGCTGGCCAAGTTTCTTTCGGCCGATAGCATCAGGCAATGTGGAGGAGATCGTGGACAAAAGCCACGGCATGACACGTACGGAAGTAGTTTGCAGAACTTGCGGCGGTCATTTGGGGCACGTGTTCAACGACGGGCCAAAACCAACAGGACTAAGATATTGCATGAACGGTGCCGCATTGAA
The genomic region above belongs to Dyadobacter pollutisoli and contains:
- a CDS encoding DUF5723 family protein; its protein translation is MRKSWLLILAVFLGLPHSGLSQHMPGVSMGNFAGTNALYHNPAFVADSRYNLYVNLVGTQFYTANNHVKYEAPYSFLSLITNTVSDEYRNERGVLQFPRSYLGEKLNGNKKYLNAGGDTRLPSVMFNMFKGKIGVGISTRVRYILNTTGVTEPLARLISKTTRLEELQGPLFENQSGQLHLNGLGEVAFTVGGTVFDNETDFLKVGVTVKRLIGLYNAHAIIEASSYDIRPDETWENKRQYINVNEINVRYAMTRDEGFQNVKPSPAWLIGGAPPGSGWGFDLGAVYEYRPDINKYTYTEKGIRKRDASKTKYLYRIAASLTDIGRVHFKNPAYVLQQEIHTTNKELRYDAFQKLKGSEGIFNAINTSLDGGQPMAPNFYSVLPMAFQASVDYNVKPNVYVSGLWVQNLISQSAFGMKAESYIAVTPRYEHKWYEISVPLSLMNRYRSPAIGLVGRAGPLWIGTDHLTGLLNIGNPKAFNLYFGISGGLFRRPPESQNQCWPPEDSWLRRIFTKR
- the pheS gene encoding phenylalanine--tRNA ligase subunit alpha — protein: MSTERVKELVAEIEQSSVENKEQLEAFRLKYISKKGVVTELFDGLKNIPQEDRRAVGQELNILKNLAQNRFQEFSAIVENAADNNPEMLIDLTLPVTPNLQGSLHPLTIVRRRIIEIFERMGFNVSYGPEIEKDWYNFSALNFADNHPAREMQDTFFISKSEGEVKDDVLLRTHTSNVQVRLMEKQKLPIRSIMPGRVFRNEAISARAHCVFHQVEGLYVDKNVSFKDLKDTLYHFAKEMFGKDSKIRLRPSYFPFTEPSAEIDVTCFICGGKGCNVCKYSGWVEIAGSGMVDPNVLENCGIDSHEYTGFAFGMGIERITMLRYGINDLRLFTENDVRFLRQFEGA
- a CDS encoding LytR/AlgR family response regulator transcription factor, translating into MKTFASFTRPNLSERTYSDSRTSISVQSMGRTIFLTPDVITFLEGEGNYTFIYTNTGKKYLVSKTLKSLAEQLNNNFMRVHKSYLVNADYVVERLEDDRMLKLSCGKEVVVSRRKIKEITGFLDHTNLRISA
- a CDS encoding esterase family protein; translation: MQREVTGWFSPALNKNMEVAVYGHYGFALLLIPTAASDYLEYEQNGLIDSISPYINSGKVKVYCINSINAESWLNPHMHGYDKAVRHQLFNDYVIKEVVPFIKDTTSQNNEIIASGASFGAMHAANLFFKHPDYIHGVIAMSGCYDLSVYTDGYYDDNVYFNSPVHYLPQLKAEWHLSMYRDSRHIHFVTGSGAYEVPEYSRQISAILNSKSVPHELDIWGPDIPHDWWAWKRMLPYYIETRF
- a CDS encoding circularly permuted type 2 ATP-grasp protein, with translation MNFSFSNYQSENFFDEMFTEEGEIRPGYEHLKNKFENLTNEDLTNRQLATERALLSMGITFNVYSEGEGTERIMPIDIIPRVLSNAEWEWLETGLKQRIKALNMFIDDVYNEQNILNDGVVPRELIESSKCFLKPCIGLKPPKGIWCHITGTDLIKGDDGTFMVLEDNLRCPSGVSYMLENRELSKQIFPDVLARTGVRPVSDYPTRLLQMLQHLADRPNPTVAVLTPGIYNSAYFEHSYLAQQMGVELVDARDLVVSDGYVKMRTTNGLQIVDVIYRRIDDTFMDPEAFNPDSLIGIPGIFEVYKKGRVALANAPGTGVADDKVVYAYVPRIIKYYLGEEAIIPNVKTYICGEEEDFNYVIENIAQLVVKEANEAGGYGMLIGPKATEEEHELFREKIRDNPRNYIAQPTISLSRVPCMVEGHAEGRHVDLRPYILYGDDISVIPGGLTRVALRKGSLVVNSSQGGGGKDTWVLY
- the msrB gene encoding peptide-methionine (R)-S-oxide reductase MsrB, which produces MREIEKTKEEWQQELTGQQCFVLFEKGTERPFSHPYNDNKEEGTYVCAACGTPLFDSEAKYDSGSGWPSFFRPIASGNVEEIVDKSHGMTRTEVVCRTCGGHLGHVFNDGPKPTGLRYCMNGAALKFHKAE